Part of the Maridesulfovibrio sp. genome, CTGCACGAAAAGACTTTTCAGAAAGCCTGTGCCCGTGCCGGTCTCAATCCTTATCTGATGCAGCATTGCTGTATCCGTGAGCATTGCTCATGGATTACGGGAGATTCTGATCAGGCTACCGCCAAGGCCATGCACATTGTCGAGGCGGCAGTGCACAGGGTCGTCAGGCATCAGGAGCTATTTTCCCGTGAGGTGGATGTTTTACCCGATGTCATGGTGGTCGGTGCAGGGATTGCAGGAATTCAGGCTGCTCTCGACATCGCAAAGTCCGGACACAAGGTCCACCTTGTGGAAAAAGCACCATCAATCGGTGGACATATGGCCCAGTTCGACAAGACTTTTCCCACCCTCGACTGTGCCGCCTGTATTTCCACTCCCAAGATGGTGGCGGTCTCTCAGGAACCCAATATCAATCTTATGACCTGGAGCGAGGTTGAGGACGTTTCAGGATTTGTCGGCAATTATACCGTTACTGTTTTGCGTAAGCCCCGTTATGTCAATGAGACGGTCTGTACTGGTTGCGGAGCCTGTCTGGAGAAGTGCCCGACCAAGGCCATCAGCGAGTTTAACGAAGGGCTGGGCACACGTAAGGCCATTTACCGCAATTCGCCTCAGGCTGTACCGAATACGCCGGTCATAGACGGCACAGTCTGTAAGAAGATTACCACGGATAAGTGTGGAATCTGCCAGAAGATATGTCCCACCGGGGCCATTGATTACACCATGCAGGAGAAGCGCGAGGTCTTCAATGTGGGCAGTATTGTCCTTGCTACCGGATACGACACAATGGATCCCACTCCCATCGCTGAATACGGATTCGGCAGGTATGATGAAGTTTATACCGCCCTGCAGTTCGAGCGCTTGAACAATGCTGTCGGCCCGACCGGTGGCAAGATAGTAATGAAAAACGGTCAGCCGCCGGAAAGTGTTGCCATAATCCATTGCGTGGGTAGTCGCGACAAGAATTATCACGAGTACTGTTCCCGGACCTGCTGCATGTATGCCCTTAAATATGATCATCTTATCAAGGATAAGGTGGGGCATGATGTCAGTGTCTACAATTTTTATATTGATATGCGCTGCTTCGGTAAGGGGTATGAGGAGTTTTTCAAGCGGGTTCAGGAAGAGGGCGTGACCTTTATCCGTGGCCGTCCCGCAGAAATTGTTCAGGAAGGCGAAAAGCTGGTTGTGGTCGGCGAGGATACCCTGCTCGGCATGGATGTTCGGGTTCCGGCGGACATGGTTATTCTCTGTACTGCCATGGAGCCACGGGCGGACATGACTGATGTCGCTCGCATTTTCGGCGTATCGCAGGGACAGGACGGGTTCTTTCTGGAAGAGCACCCCAAGCTCGGCCCGGTTTCGACTGCCACGGATGGAATCTTTCTGGCCGGAGCCTGTCAGGGACCGAAGGATATTCCTGATGCTGTGGCCCACGCTTCAGGCGGAGCTGCTCAGGCTCTGGCGTTGGCAGCAAAGGGAAAGGTTTCCATTTCACCCACCACATCGTGGATCAATCCGGATATCTGTATAGGATGCAAGATCTGTATTAACCTCTGCGCCTATTCCGCAATCGAATTTGATGAACGGAGGCAGGTATCGGTCATTAATGAAGCAATGTGCAAGGGTTGCGGCAGCTGCGCCGGATACTGTCCGAGCGGAGCAGCCCAGATCAAGCACTTCAGCGAGAACCAGATATTTGACGAAATTGACGGTCTTCTGGGGATGATGCCGGAAGCCGTTGTTGAACTACCCATTGAAAGTCGGGCCGAGGAATAGGCTTGAGGAGACGGTCATGAGCGAACAATTCGAACCGACAATAGTGGCTTTTGTCTGTAACTGGTGCACCTATACCGCGGCAGATCTCGCCGGGACTTCAAGGATGGTGCAGCAACCCAACCTGAGGCTGGTGAGGATGATGTGTACTGGCATGGTGGACCCCAAGTACGTCATCAAGGCTCTGCTTTCCGGGGCTGACGGAGTTCTGGTCAGTGGGTGCCATCCCGGTGATTGCCATTACATCAACGGCAACTACAAGGCCCGGCGCAGGGTAAAGCTGTTGAATGAGATACTGCCTCAGTTCGGCATTGAAAAGGAAAGATTGAAGTTGACCTGGGTCGGTGCCAGTGAAGGAAATGAATTTGCGGCCACGGTAAATAATTTCATTAATGAAATACGTGAAATGGGTCCCATGGAAGCTCGTTCCATGGCGGTTATCTAACGCTGCGGACCAGGAGGTTGTGACATGGCGACCACTGCAAGAATAAAGGTTGAAGAAAAGAATCCTGTTCAGGCTTTGCAGGGATTTTTGAAAGGGCTTTTGAGTGATGAAGCTTTGGGCGGCATTATGGTGCCTGTCCATCTGTTCGGCAAGGGCATGCCCATGCCCACGCTGGTGACTGATCCAGACCAGCTGTCTGCGGCTGATCCTCTGGCTCCGGCATACCCCATGAACAGCGCAAAGCTCCTGTCTCGACTGACCCGCGGACAGTCCGGGGAAAAGATCGCCGCGGTCATGCGCCCATGCGAGATCAGGGCATTTGTCGAGTTGGTCAAACTGAATCAGGGCAGTCTCGACAGCATCATAATTGTGGGCATGGATTGTGCCGGGGCATACGGCAATACCGATTACCTGAAGGTTGTCGGCGACAATGACCCGATCAATACTACCATTGATTTTCTCGGCCAGCACGGCTGCACAAATGAAACTGCTGTGGACGGTGTGGATATAGCTTCCGCCTGTCGAGTCTGTGAGCATCCTGCTCCGGCAAATGCCGACATCATAATTGGAATCGCCGGCGCTGACCTGCACTCGAGCATACCGGTCTCGGCGGCCAGTGCTCGCGGTGAGGCCCTGCTCAACAGCCTGGGCCTGCCCGAGGAACAGTCTTCCAACGGGCGTGAAAAGACTCTTAAGGAGATTATTGAACGCAGGACTGCGGCACGCGATGCCATGATGGAAGAAACAAGGGCCCTGACCGGAACTTTAGCGGGGCTTTCAGAATACTTTTCATCATGTGTCAACTGCTACAATTGCCGCGTGGCCTGTCCGGTCTGTTACTGCAAGGAATGTGTTTTCAATACTGATGTCTTTGAGCACAAGCCGTGGCAGTTTATGGGCTGGGCTAAGCGCAAGGGCAGTCTGAAGCTGCCCACGGACACTGTTTTCTATCACCTGACCAGAATGACCCATATGAGTACGGCCTGTGTTGGATGCGGACAGTGTTCCAATGCCTGTCCCAACGATATCCCGGTAATGGAATTGTTCAGGACCGTTGCCGCGCAAACACAACAGGGGTTTGATTATCTACCGGGCAGGAGCCTTAATGAGCCGCCGCCGTTGTCGGTGTTCAAGGAAGATGAATTTCAGGAAACGGTATCGCATATGGCCTAGTATCGCGCTAAGTAGCGGGAGGACTTTATGAGAAAGCAATATGGAGCACTGGTGGTCGGAGCGGGTATAGGCGGAATTAGAGCCGCTCTGGATCTGGCTGTTACCGGGCACAAGGTGGCTCTTATCGATAGACGGCCCAATCACGGCGGGATTCTGGCCCAGCTGGACCATCAATTTCCGTCTGACCATTGCGGTATGTGTCGAATGCTGCCGCTGATGTCGCGGGATTCATCAAGTCAGTACTGCCTGCGTAAGGGGCTCTTTCACGATAACATCGATATCATGCTTTCCACCGAGCTGGTTGAGCTTGAGGGCGAGCCCGGAAAGTTTCTAGTCTCGCTTAACCGGAAATCTCCCCTGATCGACCCTGAAAAGTGTGTCAGCTGCGGCAAGTGTTCCGAAGTCTGTCCGGTCAGGGTTCCCAGTGAATTCAATGCCGGACTGACGAATAGAGCAGCAGTATATCTTCCGGTTCCCCATGCCATACCCAATCATTATGTCCTCGATCTCGATAACTGCCAGCGCTGCTGGAAGTGTTTTGAAGCCTGTCCTACCGGAGCGATTGATTTCAAGTTCTCCGAACGCGAAGAATTTCATATTCTTATTGCCGACAGTGATCCTGAAATTGTCTCTTTTATGAAAGAGAGTCTGCAGGAGCAGAATTTCACTTTGCATTTTGCTTCATCGGGACGCGATGTTGTCGATATGCTTTCCGGTGATCAAAAAATCGGTCTGGTGCTGCTGGGGATGAACTTTGAGGACATGGCTGCTGACCGCGTGCTGACCCGTTGCCATGAATTGCGTCCGGGCCTGCCGGTAGTAGCCATGCCCGGTCTCGGTCAGGAAGAAAACGCAGCTGATCTCGTAATGCAGGGCGCACGTGATTATCTGGTCAAGCCTTTAGGGCAGAAGCGTTTTGTGCCGTGGCTGGATAAGCTCTACATGCGTATTATGTCCGACACGACCGAGGAGTTGATGGTCGGCGCGGTGGTTCTTGCCGGTGGATTCGATTGTTATAATCCGAAGATGGACCCACAGGGGGGCGAGGATATCTGGAGCTATAGTCATCCCGGCGTTGTTACCGCTATTGAATTTGAACGTCTGTTGAGCGGGACCGGACCATCCGGGGGTAAGCTTGTCAGGCCGGGAGACAATAAGCCGGTAGAGAAAATTGCCTGGATTCAATGTGTCGGTTCCCGTGATGTGCAGAAGGGAGCGGATTATTGTTCGGGAATCTGTTGCATGTTTTCCATCAAGGAATCCGTGTTGGCTAAAAAGGCCACTGGCGGCAAGGTTGATGCCACTATCTTCTATATGGATATGCGTACTGTTGGTAAGGATTACCAGCGCTATCGCCAGCGTGCAGAAACCGAGCTTGGGGTGCGTTTTGTTCCGAGCAGGCCACACTCCGTGACCCCGGATGAAGGCAGTCAGGGCCTTAAAATCGAATATCTGAGTCCAGCAGGGGAGTTGGAAGTCGAGAGCTTTGATATGGTTGTTCTGGCCGTGGGAGCGCGCCCTCCGGCAGGTATGGAAAAGTTTGCCCGGACCACCGGTATTGAACTCAATGACTGGGGTTTTGCCGACAGGAAATCTTATGCGCCTGAAAAGACCAGCCGGGTCGGTGTTTTTTCCGCAGGTGCTTTTAACGAACCCAGAGATATTTCTGATTCAGTTATTCAGGCTGGTGCTGCTGCTCAGGGCGCATCCAGACTGATCAAAGTCTATGACGTCCTTGCGGGTATTGAAACTGAGCCTGAGCCTGAATACCCGGATGTTTCAAGGCAGGCAGCCCGGACTTATGTCGCTGTCTGTACCTCCTGCCCGACTCTTGGACAGGAAGTGGACCTGAGTGAACTAAGCGCCCGTCTGGCTAAAATCCATTCCGTATGCAAGGTCGTCTCAGTCAATGGAGCCTGCACGGCAGAGGGCTGGGATGAAATCAGGCAGGGCGTTGCCGAATTTAAGCCCAACCGGGTGCTTATTGGGGCTTGTATGCCCTATGCCTATATCCCCCGCCTCAAGGAGTTGGGCCAGAGCATCGGGCTGAATCCTGCGCTTATGGATGTGGTTGATATCTACAGTCCGACCTTTGAACCGGACCTGAAGGACAGGCCGGAAAAGAAAATCTACGCTTCTCTGGCTTCTGCTGCTGCTCGTTTGCAGGGCGTGGACCCCGTTCCTCCACCGGTCATGGTAGACGTGACCAGATCCGCCTTGATTGTGGGCGGAGGATTGGCGGGTATGACTTCCGCCATGGCTGTGGCAGATCAGGGATACGGGGTCTGTCTGGTAGAGTCTGAAGAAGAACTCGGCGGTATGGCCATGCGCTTACATACCCAGCTTGACGGTTCCGATCCGCGTAAGTTCATGGAGGAACTGATCGGGCAAGTCATGAAACACCCCAACATAAAGGTATTCAAGGATTCTCGGGTAGTTCTTTCCAGAGGAAGTGCCGGAAAATTCAGGTCAGCCATTGCCAGCCCGGAAGGAGTTTTTCCTCTTGAACACGGAGTGACCATCCTCGCCACCGGAGCGCAGGAGGGCAAGATTTATGAAAGCGGTTTCTGCGTGCACAAGTCAGTGATGACTCATTTGACCCTTGAGGAAAGGCTGGCCTCCGGTGTGATTGATGCCGGGGAATTGTCTACTGTTGCCATGATTCAGTGCTGGCGCTCGCTAACTGAGGACCGCAAGTACTGTAGCAAGGTCTGCTGTCCTGAAATGTTGAAGAATGTCCTGACTCTCAAGGAACGTAATCCCGACCTTCCCATCTATGTCTTTTACCGGGACATCATGGCCCCCGGTTTTCTTGAAAGTTATTACACTCAGGCCCGCAAGGCCGGGGCCGTCTTTATTCGTTTCGATCCTGACAATCCACCAAAAGTTGAATTCGATGAGGGTAGGCCGGTGATCACTGCCTATGATTCCGTGCTTGGGGATAACGTTCAGATAAGTGCGGATATCTTGTCCCTTTCCAGCGGGCTTGATCCCAATGATGTGGATGATCTGCAGGAAATCTTTGGCGTAGAGGTCAACTCTGACGGATTTTATCAGGAAGCTGACTTCAAGTGGCGTCCTGTGGATTTCCTCAAGCAGGGTATCTACATGTGCGGAACTGCGGTCGCGCCCAAGCGTATGCATGAGACCGTGGCTTCGGCAAAGGCTGCTGCCCAGCGGGCCTTGCGTATTCTGAATGCCGAGAAGATCGCTCGTGAGACCGTTGTCGCATCAGTCCGTCACTCTCTGTGCTCACTTTGTCAGGCTTGTGTTTCCGCCTGCCCGTACGGGGCGAGGGTTGTTGATCTGGAAGCTGAGCAGATCGCAGTTGACGAGATTCTCTGTCAGGGATGCGGGGTTTGCGCCGCGGTCTGTCCCAATAGCGCTACTGTGCTCAAGGGGTTCCACGACGGACCGATGCTGTCAGTAATTGATGCTGTTTTGGAGGAACCGGCATAGGGCCGGATTATCACGATATTTCAAGGATGGTGAACCATGAAAGGTATAGACAGACAGGCGTGGAGTCCGGCGGACGAAGAGACACGATCGGTGCTTGCCGAACTTAAGGAGACGGTGGGGGCCTGCATGCAGTGTGGCACCTGCACGGCGTCCTGTCCCAACGGGTTTGCCATGGATGTTTCGCCGCGCGCCATGTGGAGAATGATTCAGTTCGACATGTTGGATCGGATTCTTAAGAGCCATACTTTCTGGCTCTGTTCGTCCTGTTATATGTGCACCCTGCGCTGCCCCAGAGGACTGAAGCTGACTTCGGCCATGGGTATGCTCAAACGGCTTGCACGGTTGAGGTCCGGGCAGGATGTGGCGGAAACCGGGGATTTTTATGAGGCATTCATGAGCAATGTTGAGACGTATGGCCGTGTTCAGGAATTGAGCCTGATGAACGGATACTTCATGAAAAGCATGAATCCTGTCCTGCCGCTGTCTTTTATACCGCTGGGGATAAAAATGCTCAGCAAAGGCAAGCTGCATCTTCCCGATACGATGCAGCGGGATACGCTGAAGGCCATGTTTGCCAAGGCCCGTGAAATGGAGGGACGCTGATGAAGTACGCATACTATCCCGGATGTTCCTTGCTTGAAAGTGCGCACGAATTTGATGTGTCTGTCAGGGCCGTCATGAATGCGCTGGGTGTGGAGCTGGAGGAAATTCCCGATTGGACCTGTTGCGGGGCCAGTGCCGCGGAACCGGTCAGTCGATTGATGAATTACGCACTTCCTGCACGTAATCTGGCTATTGCGGAAGAAAGGCTAAGCGGTCTGGATATTCTTGCACCGTGCAGTGCCTGTTACCTCAACCTGCTCAAGGTCAACCGTGAGGTTTTCGGAAACCGCAAGCTTCACGAAGAGGTGAATGAGGTGCTGGGCGTTTCCGGTCTGGCCTACACGGGATCGGTCCGGGTTCGCCACCTGTGTGATGTCCTGCTTAATGATATCGGTCCGGAAAGTATTGCAGCTGTGGTGGTCGACGGGCTGGAGAGCATGCGGGTGGCTCCTTATTACGGCTGCCAGATTCTACGTCCGTATACTGTTTTTGATGACCCCCGCAGGCCGAAGTCCATGGAACCTGTTTTAAAAGCTTTGGGAGCCGAGGTGTTCGAGTGGGATTCGGGCAACCGTTGTTGCGGGGCCTCGCTTATGATGGGGCACCGGGATGTGGCTCTGCACTCGGTAGGTTCCATTCTAAGCGCTGCGGCTGAAGCGGATGTCATCGTGACAGTCTGTCCTTTGTGCCAGATGAATCTTGAGGCTTATCAGGATCAACTTGCAGGAGGCGGCGTGAAGCATGTGCCGGTCATTTACCTGTCGCAGCTTATGGGGATGGCTTTTGGATTGGGAGAGGAAAAGACTCAACTTAATAAGAATCTGACTGTGACGGCCGGCGTCAGGAAGGATTTTGCCGACAAGGTCTGGGCTCGAGAGACTGTTCCCGAGCATGGCGGAAACGTAACAGATGTTGAACCGTAAACCCTAACCAAGGGGGACATTATGTTTAAGGACATTATTGTGGGGATTACTCCTACCGGAATCGATGATTGCGCGGTTAAGGCTGCTGTGGAATTTGCCCGGAAGTTTGAGGCTAACCTTTACTTGGTACATGTGGCCGGAATGGAGCAGGGATGGGGAGCGATAGAGCATCTGGCCCCTTCCGGTGAAACCGGGAAGCTTAAGGAGCAGATCTCCGAAATGTACGGACCTCTGCTCGGTGATCTTCCCAACTCCGAAATTATGGTTGTTCCTGGTATCCCCCACAGCGAACTTTTGCGTCTGGCCCGGAAGAAGAATACGGACCTCATCATCATGGGGCCTCATACCAAGGAGTATGAGGAACAGCGTTCCAAGATGTGGGGCATGGCCGGAAGTACTCTGGAACGGGTTAGCCAGAGGGCTCGTTGCCCGGTCATGATCGTGCACAAGGATGTAGTTACCAAGGAACCTCTTTTTGAAAACATTCTTGTTGCCACGGACTTCTCCGATCAGGCGGAGTGCGCCGTCAGCTACGGTGGACAGATGGCCCGTCAGTATAAGTCCAACCTGAGCGTAATTCATGTTGCGGACGGGGAAGCTGAAGGGGACAGTGAAGCCCGGCTTGAAAAGGCTTATGGATCCCGTCTGGCCGGATTGAATGCCTCATTTGAGGGGTGTCAGGGTCAGCCTTCAATGGAAATCCTGAAGAAGGCCCAGCAGGGCAATGCCGACTTGGTAATTATGGCTCACCATTCCAAGGAACAGGATCCTGAGAAGGCATTCCTTGGTTCTACCGTAGTTCAGGTTGCTCTTAATGCCACCTGTCCGACCATGAGTGTTAACCATCACTTCGATTTACGTTGCGGCCTGATGTATGACCAGACCGGAGCCGTTGTGCAGGCTGAAGCGTCAGCATAGTTTCCGGCTGCGGGCTGATTATTGAATTAAAAATCGAATTCCCGGGGGGAGTTACTCCCCCCGGAGTAATGAACGGTTAATCTCCGTAACATAAGGAGTAGTCCATGAACATGGTTGTGCCGAAAACGATGGATTCAGGGGTCCGGGAATTTTTGAATAAGTTCGATTTCAGCGCCTGTCTTGTATGTGGAACCTGCTCCAACGGGTGCCCGATTACCGGTACTCCCGGCATGGAGGGTTGGAATACCCGTAAGGTTATGCGCATGCTTGCCTACGGTATGGTCGACGAAGTGGTTGAATCCAAATTCCCATGGCTTTGTACCGGCTGCGGACGGTGTGCCTATTCCTGTCCCATGGGTATAGATATTCCTGCGGTCATGGCTCATATGAAAAGTATGCGTGAACGTGACAAGGTGCCGGGATCACTCCATAAGGGAACTATGAATAATGTGGATTCCGGTAACAATCTGGCTATACCCAAAGACGATTATCTCATGGGAATGGCAGATCTGGGCGAAGAAATGTCGGAAGAATGTCCTGGTTTTTATGTCCCGGTGGACAAGCAGGATGCAGATATCCTTTTTTTCCCCAACTCCAAGGAAGTATATGGTGACTACGAAGACCAGTTCTGGTGGTGGAAGGTGTTTTACGCCGCCAAAGAAAACTGGACCGTTCCTTCCGAAGGATGGGAAGCAGTGGACTGGGCTCTGTTTACCGGCAACTATGAAGCCAACAAGGTTTTGGCCCAGCGTAAGATCGATTACATGAAGAAATACAATATCAAGCGTATGATTATGCCGGACTGCGGCGGTGGTTCATATGGATGTCGTACCGGTATGGAAAAATGCGTTCTGGAGGACCCGAGGAACGAGGTTGGTTTCACCTATCTCTATGATTATCTGGTGCAGATAATCCGCGAGGGACGCATCAAACTTGATAAGTCCGTGAATGCCGGGAAACGTTTTACCTGGCATGACTCCTGTAAGCATGGCCGCGAACTGGCCCGTCATTTCGGTAAGGGCTTTTTCGAAGAGCCGCGCTGGATTATCAACCAGTGCGTGGATGATTTTGTTGAGATGACACCCAATCGGGGCTTGAATTATTGCTGCGGTGCTGGTGGAGGCATGTGGCCTGCTCCCTATGAGGATGAATCCGCATGGCATGCAAGACATAAGTACGACCAGATTAAGAGGAGCGGCGCGGATGTTGTTCTTGTTGGTTGTTCCAACTGTCGGGACCAGATCATGAAGCGCATTCCCAAGTATTATACCGACTACAAGTATGAGGTTAAATACATCTGGCAACTTGTTGCTGAAACGTTGATCCTTGAGCCTTGGGAAGAGGATATGGTTGCCAGAGCCAAGAAAGAGGCTGAAGCG contains:
- a CDS encoding CoB--CoM heterodisulfide reductase iron-sulfur subunit A family protein — protein: MAKKIGVYVCHCGSNIAGRVNCEKVADFARQLKDVAVARDYQFMCSDPGQEMIIRDIRENGLSRVVVASCSPRLHEKTFQKACARAGLNPYLMQHCCIREHCSWITGDSDQATAKAMHIVEAAVHRVVRHQELFSREVDVLPDVMVVGAGIAGIQAALDIAKSGHKVHLVEKAPSIGGHMAQFDKTFPTLDCAACISTPKMVAVSQEPNINLMTWSEVEDVSGFVGNYTVTVLRKPRYVNETVCTGCGACLEKCPTKAISEFNEGLGTRKAIYRNSPQAVPNTPVIDGTVCKKITTDKCGICQKICPTGAIDYTMQEKREVFNVGSIVLATGYDTMDPTPIAEYGFGRYDEVYTALQFERLNNAVGPTGGKIVMKNGQPPESVAIIHCVGSRDKNYHEYCSRTCCMYALKYDHLIKDKVGHDVSVYNFYIDMRCFGKGYEEFFKRVQEEGVTFIRGRPAEIVQEGEKLVVVGEDTLLGMDVRVPADMVILCTAMEPRADMTDVARIFGVSQGQDGFFLEEHPKLGPVSTATDGIFLAGACQGPKDIPDAVAHASGGAAQALALAAKGKVSISPTTSWINPDICIGCKICINLCAYSAIEFDERRQVSVINEAMCKGCGSCAGYCPSGAAQIKHFSENQIFDEIDGLLGMMPEAVVELPIESRAEE
- a CDS encoding Coenzyme F420 hydrogenase/dehydrogenase, beta subunit C-terminal domain, whose translation is MATTARIKVEEKNPVQALQGFLKGLLSDEALGGIMVPVHLFGKGMPMPTLVTDPDQLSAADPLAPAYPMNSAKLLSRLTRGQSGEKIAAVMRPCEIRAFVELVKLNQGSLDSIIIVGMDCAGAYGNTDYLKVVGDNDPINTTIDFLGQHGCTNETAVDGVDIASACRVCEHPAPANADIIIGIAGADLHSSIPVSAASARGEALLNSLGLPEEQSSNGREKTLKEIIERRTAARDAMMEETRALTGTLAGLSEYFSSCVNCYNCRVACPVCYCKECVFNTDVFEHKPWQFMGWAKRKGSLKLPTDTVFYHLTRMTHMSTACVGCGQCSNACPNDIPVMELFRTVAAQTQQGFDYLPGRSLNEPPPLSVFKEDEFQETVSHMA
- a CDS encoding 4Fe-4S binding protein, translated to MRKQYGALVVGAGIGGIRAALDLAVTGHKVALIDRRPNHGGILAQLDHQFPSDHCGMCRMLPLMSRDSSSQYCLRKGLFHDNIDIMLSTELVELEGEPGKFLVSLNRKSPLIDPEKCVSCGKCSEVCPVRVPSEFNAGLTNRAAVYLPVPHAIPNHYVLDLDNCQRCWKCFEACPTGAIDFKFSEREEFHILIADSDPEIVSFMKESLQEQNFTLHFASSGRDVVDMLSGDQKIGLVLLGMNFEDMAADRVLTRCHELRPGLPVVAMPGLGQEENAADLVMQGARDYLVKPLGQKRFVPWLDKLYMRIMSDTTEELMVGAVVLAGGFDCYNPKMDPQGGEDIWSYSHPGVVTAIEFERLLSGTGPSGGKLVRPGDNKPVEKIAWIQCVGSRDVQKGADYCSGICCMFSIKESVLAKKATGGKVDATIFYMDMRTVGKDYQRYRQRAETELGVRFVPSRPHSVTPDEGSQGLKIEYLSPAGELEVESFDMVVLAVGARPPAGMEKFARTTGIELNDWGFADRKSYAPEKTSRVGVFSAGAFNEPRDISDSVIQAGAAAQGASRLIKVYDVLAGIETEPEPEYPDVSRQAARTYVAVCTSCPTLGQEVDLSELSARLAKIHSVCKVVSVNGACTAEGWDEIRQGVAEFKPNRVLIGACMPYAYIPRLKELGQSIGLNPALMDVVDIYSPTFEPDLKDRPEKKIYASLASAAARLQGVDPVPPPVMVDVTRSALIVGGGLAGMTSAMAVADQGYGVCLVESEEELGGMAMRLHTQLDGSDPRKFMEELIGQVMKHPNIKVFKDSRVVLSRGSAGKFRSAIASPEGVFPLEHGVTILATGAQEGKIYESGFCVHKSVMTHLTLEERLASGVIDAGELSTVAMIQCWRSLTEDRKYCSKVCCPEMLKNVLTLKERNPDLPIYVFYRDIMAPGFLESYYTQARKAGAVFIRFDPDNPPKVEFDEGRPVITAYDSVLGDNVQISADILSLSSGLDPNDVDDLQEIFGVEVNSDGFYQEADFKWRPVDFLKQGIYMCGTAVAPKRMHETVASAKAAAQRALRILNAEKIARETVVASVRHSLCSLCQACVSACPYGARVVDLEAEQIAVDEILCQGCGVCAAVCPNSATVLKGFHDGPMLSVIDAVLEEPA
- a CDS encoding universal stress protein — translated: MFKDIIVGITPTGIDDCAVKAAVEFARKFEANLYLVHVAGMEQGWGAIEHLAPSGETGKLKEQISEMYGPLLGDLPNSEIMVVPGIPHSELLRLARKKNTDLIIMGPHTKEYEEQRSKMWGMAGSTLERVSQRARCPVMIVHKDVVTKEPLFENILVATDFSDQAECAVSYGGQMARQYKSNLSVIHVADGEAEGDSEARLEKAYGSRLAGLNASFEGCQGQPSMEILKKAQQGNADLVIMAHHSKEQDPEKAFLGSTVVQVALNATCPTMSVNHHFDLRCGLMYDQTGAVVQAEASA
- a CDS encoding hydrogenase iron-sulfur subunit; amino-acid sequence: MSEQFEPTIVAFVCNWCTYTAADLAGTSRMVQQPNLRLVRMMCTGMVDPKYVIKALLSGADGVLVSGCHPGDCHYINGNYKARRRVKLLNEILPQFGIEKERLKLTWVGASEGNEFAATVNNFINEIREMGPMEARSMAVI
- a CDS encoding 4Fe-4S dicluster domain-containing protein codes for the protein MKGIDRQAWSPADEETRSVLAELKETVGACMQCGTCTASCPNGFAMDVSPRAMWRMIQFDMLDRILKSHTFWLCSSCYMCTLRCPRGLKLTSAMGMLKRLARLRSGQDVAETGDFYEAFMSNVETYGRVQELSLMNGYFMKSMNPVLPLSFIPLGIKMLSKGKLHLPDTMQRDTLKAMFAKAREMEGR
- a CDS encoding CoB--CoM heterodisulfide reductase iron-sulfur subunit B family protein, whose product is MKYAYYPGCSLLESAHEFDVSVRAVMNALGVELEEIPDWTCCGASAAEPVSRLMNYALPARNLAIAEERLSGLDILAPCSACYLNLLKVNREVFGNRKLHEEVNEVLGVSGLAYTGSVRVRHLCDVLLNDIGPESIAAVVVDGLESMRVAPYYGCQILRPYTVFDDPRRPKSMEPVLKALGAEVFEWDSGNRCCGASLMMGHRDVALHSVGSILSAAAEADVIVTVCPLCQMNLEAYQDQLAGGGVKHVPVIYLSQLMGMAFGLGEEKTQLNKNLTVTAGVRKDFADKVWARETVPEHGGNVTDVEP
- a CDS encoding (Fe-S)-binding protein; amino-acid sequence: MNMVVPKTMDSGVREFLNKFDFSACLVCGTCSNGCPITGTPGMEGWNTRKVMRMLAYGMVDEVVESKFPWLCTGCGRCAYSCPMGIDIPAVMAHMKSMRERDKVPGSLHKGTMNNVDSGNNLAIPKDDYLMGMADLGEEMSEECPGFYVPVDKQDADILFFPNSKEVYGDYEDQFWWWKVFYAAKENWTVPSEGWEAVDWALFTGNYEANKVLAQRKIDYMKKYNIKRMIMPDCGGGSYGCRTGMEKCVLEDPRNEVGFTYLYDYLVQIIREGRIKLDKSVNAGKRFTWHDSCKHGRELARHFGKGFFEEPRWIINQCVDDFVEMTPNRGLNYCCGAGGGMWPAPYEDESAWHARHKYDQIKRSGADVVLVGCSNCRDQIMKRIPKYYTDYKYEVKYIWQLVAETLILEPWEEDMVARAKKEAEAQWEKFGVDTSAEEY